In one Shewanella loihica PV-4 genomic region, the following are encoded:
- the fliO gene encoding flagellar biosynthetic protein FliO produces the protein MAVAAAATTTQVTGERESALATMTNMLGGLLVVIALIFLLAYLVKRLKLVPSSHGVLKTLAVTPLGQREKMVLVEVDGQQYLLGVTPQQVSLIDKLDTPITIEQDSFASRLRQAKSSQS, from the coding sequence ATGGCCGTTGCGGCCGCCGCGACGACTACTCAGGTAACCGGTGAGCGAGAGTCGGCATTGGCCACCATGACCAATATGCTGGGTGGCTTGCTGGTGGTGATCGCCTTGATCTTCCTGCTCGCCTATCTGGTCAAGCGTCTCAAGCTTGTGCCCAGCTCCCACGGCGTGCTTAAGACCCTGGCGGTCACCCCGCTGGGGCAGAGAGAGAAGATGGTGTTGGTCGAGGTCGATGGCCAACAATACCTGCTGGGGGTTACGCCGCAGCAGGTTTCGCTTATCGATAAACTCGATACTCCAATCACCATAGAACAGGACTCCTTTGCCAGCCGTCTGCGTCAGGCAAAGTCATCACAGTCATGA
- the fliR gene encoding flagellar biosynthetic protein FliR → MEILLSTIMQTLSAYMWPLFRVSSMLMVMAVFGANTTPTRVRLLLSVAITFAIAPMLPVNTEVELFSLGAVFVTVQQILIGVAMGFVTLLIMQTFVLTGQIIGMQTSLGFASMVDPGSGQQTPVIGNFFLLLTTMIFLAVDGHLVMIRMLVASFDTIPVSMQGISIASYRRLAEWGAYMFGAALTMSISAIVALLLINLSFGVMTRASPQLNIFAIGFPVTMVSGLIILWLTLTPIMAHFDEVWRSAQLLLCDLVQLQCSTAGSF, encoded by the coding sequence ATGGAGATCTTGCTATCGACTATCATGCAGACGCTGTCGGCCTATATGTGGCCGCTGTTTCGAGTGTCGAGCATGTTGATGGTGATGGCGGTATTTGGCGCCAATACCACACCGACCCGTGTGCGCCTGCTGCTTTCGGTGGCGATCACCTTCGCCATCGCCCCCATGTTGCCGGTCAATACCGAGGTCGAGCTATTTTCATTAGGCGCCGTGTTCGTGACCGTGCAGCAGATCTTGATTGGCGTTGCCATGGGGTTTGTCACCTTGCTTATCATGCAGACCTTCGTGTTGACCGGACAGATCATCGGCATGCAGACCAGCTTAGGTTTCGCCTCCATGGTGGACCCCGGCTCAGGCCAGCAGACCCCGGTTATCGGTAACTTCTTCTTGCTGCTGACGACCATGATCTTCTTGGCGGTGGATGGTCATCTGGTGATGATCCGCATGTTGGTGGCCAGCTTCGATACCATTCCCGTGTCCATGCAAGGAATAAGCATCGCTAGCTATCGGCGTCTGGCGGAGTGGGGCGCCTATATGTTCGGTGCGGCGCTGACCATGTCCATCTCGGCGATTGTGGCGCTCTTGCTGATCAACCTCTCTTTCGGGGTGATGACCCGCGCCTCGCCGCAGCTTAACATCTTCGCCATCGGTTTCCCCGTGACCATGGTGAGTGGTTTGATTATTCTCTGGTTGACCTTGACGCCTATTATGGCGCATTTCGACGAGGTCTGGCGTTCGGCCCAGTTGTTGCTGTGCGATCTGGTGCAGCTGCAATGTAGCACTGCTGGGAGCTTCTGA
- the fliN gene encoding flagellar motor switch protein FliN — protein sequence MSTEDTGDDWAAAMAEQALEEAQAVELDELADSSKPLTEEEAAKLDTIMDIPVTISMEVGRSFINIRNLLQLNQGSVVELDRVAGEPLDVMVNGTLIAHGEVVVVNDKFGIRLTDVISQTERIKKLK from the coding sequence ATGAGCACAGAAGATACAGGTGACGATTGGGCCGCAGCCATGGCCGAACAGGCGCTGGAGGAGGCTCAGGCGGTCGAACTCGACGAGCTGGCCGATAGCTCAAAGCCGCTGACCGAAGAGGAAGCGGCCAAACTCGATACCATCATGGATATTCCTGTGACCATCTCCATGGAGGTGGGCCGCAGCTTCATCAATATTCGTAACCTGCTGCAGCTCAACCAGGGCTCAGTGGTGGAGCTTGACCGGGTGGCCGGTGAGCCGCTGGATGTGATGGTAAACGGTACCCTGATCGCCCACGGTGAAGTGGTGGTGGTCAACGACAAGTTTGGTATTCGTCTCACCGACGTTATCAGCCAAACCGAGCGTATTAAGAAACTCAAATAA
- the fliM gene encoding flagellar motor switch protein FliM, with amino-acid sequence MSDLLSQDEIDALLHGVDDVEEEEVSDALDARAYDFSSQDRIVRGRMPTLEIVNERFARHLRISMFNMMRRAAEVSINGVQMLKFGEYVHTLFVPTSLNMVRFSPLKGTALITMEARLVFILVDNFFGGDGRFHAKIEGREFTPTERRIVQLLLKIIFEDYKEAWAPVMDVEFDYLDSEVNPAMANIVSPTEVVVVSSFHIEVDGGGGDFHITMPYSMIEPIRELLDAGVQSDTQDTDMRWSQALKDEIMDVEVGLDATIVEKEISLKDVMGFKAGDIIPVEMPEYIVLRVEDLPTYRCKLGRSRENLALNIREKIPRPETVKTELQLVTKKSKSRDLNNI; translated from the coding sequence GTGAGTGATCTATTAAGCCAAGACGAAATTGATGCGCTACTTCATGGTGTCGACGACGTCGAAGAGGAAGAGGTGAGTGACGCGCTCGATGCGCGCGCCTATGACTTTTCATCACAAGATCGTATCGTCCGTGGTCGTATGCCGACCCTGGAGATCGTCAACGAGCGTTTTGCCCGCCACCTGAGGATCAGCATGTTTAACATGATGCGCCGTGCGGCCGAGGTGTCGATCAACGGCGTGCAGATGCTCAAGTTTGGCGAATATGTCCATACCCTGTTTGTACCGACCAGCCTGAATATGGTGCGTTTCAGTCCCTTGAAGGGTACTGCGCTGATCACCATGGAGGCCCGTCTGGTGTTTATCCTGGTGGATAACTTCTTCGGCGGCGACGGCCGTTTTCACGCCAAGATCGAGGGGCGGGAATTTACTCCCACCGAGCGGCGCATCGTGCAGCTGCTTTTGAAGATCATCTTCGAAGATTATAAGGAAGCCTGGGCACCTGTGATGGATGTCGAGTTCGATTATCTTGACTCCGAGGTGAACCCTGCGATGGCTAACATCGTCAGCCCGACCGAGGTGGTGGTGGTGAGCTCCTTCCACATCGAGGTGGATGGTGGCGGCGGTGATTTCCATATCACCATGCCATATTCGATGATCGAGCCGATTCGTGAACTGCTCGATGCCGGGGTACAGAGTGATACTCAAGATACCGACATGCGTTGGTCTCAGGCCCTGAAGGATGAGATCATGGATGTCGAGGTGGGCCTGGATGCCACCATAGTCGAGAAAGAGATCTCGCTGAAGGATGTTATGGGCTTTAAGGCCGGCGACATTATTCCGGTGGAGATGCCCGAATATATCGTGCTGCGGGTCGAGGACCTGCCCACCTATCGTTGTAAGCTGGGGCGTTCGCGCGAGAATCTAGCACTGAATATCCGGGAGAAGATCCCACGGCCCGAGACGGTAAAGACCGAGCTGCAACTTGTGACTAAGAAGAGTAAGTCTCGGGATCTCAACAATATTTAA
- the fliP gene encoding flagellar type III secretion system pore protein FliP (The bacterial flagellar biogenesis protein FliP forms a type III secretion system (T3SS)-type pore required for flagellar assembly.) has product MMKRILTPLLLLLAVMAPQLALAQDGILPAVTVTTGADGSTQYSVTMQILLLMTALSFLPAMVIMLTSFTRIIVVLSILRQAIGLQQTPSNQVLIGMSLFMTFFIMAPVFDKIYDQAVKPYIDETMTIEQAYDKGKEPLRAFMLAQTRLTDLETFVQISGYQNIQSPEDAPMSVLIPAFITSELKTAFQIGFMLFVPFLVLDLVVASILMAMGMMMLSPMIVSLPFKIMLFVLVDGWSLVMGTLANSFGI; this is encoded by the coding sequence ATCATGAAACGGATCTTGACCCCACTCTTGTTACTCCTGGCCGTGATGGCGCCGCAACTGGCACTGGCACAGGATGGGATTCTCCCTGCGGTAACTGTCACCACAGGCGCCGATGGCTCGACCCAATATTCGGTGACCATGCAGATATTGCTGCTGATGACGGCGCTGAGTTTTCTGCCCGCCATGGTCATCATGCTGACCTCTTTTACCCGCATCATAGTGGTGCTGTCGATTCTGCGCCAGGCGATCGGCCTGCAGCAGACGCCGTCGAATCAGGTGCTGATCGGTATGAGTCTGTTTATGACCTTCTTCATCATGGCGCCCGTGTTCGACAAGATCTACGACCAGGCGGTGAAGCCGTATATCGACGAGACCATGACCATAGAGCAGGCCTATGACAAGGGCAAGGAGCCGCTGCGGGCCTTTATGTTGGCTCAGACCCGGCTCACGGATTTGGAGACCTTCGTCCAGATCTCTGGCTATCAGAATATTCAGTCGCCCGAAGATGCGCCCATGAGCGTGCTGATCCCTGCTTTCATTACCAGTGAACTCAAGACCGCCTTCCAGATAGGCTTCATGCTGTTCGTGCCCTTCCTGGTGCTTGATCTCGTGGTGGCCAGTATCCTGATGGCCATGGGTATGATGATGCTGTCGCCCATGATCGTCTCCTTGCCCTTTAAGATCATGTTGTTTGTGTTAGTGGATGGTTGGAGCCTGGTGATGGGCACCCTGGCCAACAGTTTTGGGATCTAG
- the fliQ gene encoding flagellar biosynthesis protein FliQ, with the protein MTPEALIDIFREALSVIVTIVSMIIVPGLVVGLVVAVFQAATSINEQTLSFLPRLLTTLFALMILGHLLVQTMMEFFLQMVNLIPQVVG; encoded by the coding sequence ATGACACCCGAAGCCCTCATCGACATCTTTCGTGAAGCCCTCTCGGTTATCGTGACCATAGTGTCGATGATCATCGTGCCCGGGCTGGTGGTGGGTCTGGTGGTGGCGGTGTTTCAGGCGGCGACCTCGATCAACGAGCAGACCCTGAGCTTCCTGCCCCGTCTACTGACCACGCTCTTTGCCCTGATGATCTTAGGCCATCTGCTGGTGCAGACCATGATGGAGTTTTTCCTGCAGATGGTGAATCTTATCCCTCAGGTGGTGGGCTAG
- the flhF gene encoding flagellar biosynthesis protein FlhF: MKIKRFLAKDMRSALAQVKETLGSDAVIMSNKKVTGGIEIVAAVDYDEPKPSVAKNDAAPLSPSFLDLAEEKVSIGRQPIKTESKKQPSPVADSLQALLERQQNRVSQQLSQSNEALEMPAWAQGLKAPSDEMAAPNMHGGMQANPHANTHESQNFNRAKRDKSAPASEIESMREELASLRNLLTHQVTSLLTEQKSRLDPVGAMLESRLLDAEFSPEVAAKLSALSEHYVPADLVKALPRSLANMLDNQGDDIVRQGGVVAFVGPTGVGKTTSVAKLAARFAAQHGSDQVALITTDHYRIGAYEQLATYGKIMGCPVKQAHDLNELEQILYQFRNRKLVLIDTAGMGQRDVRLFQQLDNLTANSRLPIRSYLVLSSTSQRRVLEDAVAQFTRIPLSGAILTKLDESVALAPALSVLIQSGLPLSYVTDGQRVPEDMQVADTLALANKALSVLEKKVQPIQNNERSYEQAYAFE; the protein is encoded by the coding sequence GTGAAAATAAAACGTTTTTTGGCAAAAGATATGCGCTCTGCATTGGCCCAGGTGAAAGAGACATTAGGTTCGGATGCGGTGATCATGTCGAACAAGAAAGTTACCGGCGGTATCGAGATCGTCGCCGCGGTAGACTACGATGAGCCTAAGCCGAGCGTGGCGAAAAATGATGCCGCGCCTTTGTCACCCAGCTTTCTCGATCTGGCCGAGGAGAAGGTTTCTATCGGTCGTCAGCCCATTAAGACAGAGTCAAAAAAACAGCCATCACCCGTAGCCGATTCGCTGCAAGCGCTGCTCGAGCGTCAACAAAATCGCGTCAGTCAGCAATTAAGCCAATCGAATGAAGCACTCGAGATGCCTGCCTGGGCCCAGGGATTGAAGGCGCCAAGCGATGAAATGGCCGCGCCTAATATGCATGGCGGCATGCAGGCTAATCCCCATGCCAACACACACGAGAGCCAGAATTTTAACCGTGCCAAGCGTGATAAGAGCGCGCCGGCCAGCGAGATCGAGTCTATGCGTGAAGAGCTGGCATCACTTCGCAACCTACTGACACATCAGGTGACCTCACTGCTGACTGAGCAGAAGAGTCGTCTGGATCCTGTGGGCGCCATGTTAGAGAGCCGCCTGCTGGATGCCGAGTTTAGCCCTGAGGTCGCCGCCAAGTTATCGGCCTTGAGCGAGCACTATGTGCCAGCGGACTTGGTGAAGGCCTTGCCACGCAGCCTGGCGAACATGCTCGACAACCAGGGGGACGACATCGTTCGTCAGGGCGGTGTGGTCGCCTTCGTGGGCCCAACTGGTGTGGGTAAGACGACGAGTGTCGCAAAATTAGCCGCTCGATTCGCCGCGCAGCATGGTTCAGATCAAGTTGCACTCATTACAACGGATCATTATCGCATTGGAGCCTATGAGCAGCTGGCAACCTATGGCAAAATAATGGGGTGCCCGGTCAAGCAAGCTCATGATCTCAATGAGTTGGAACAAATTCTTTATCAGTTCCGCAATCGCAAGCTAGTATTGATAGATACGGCGGGCATGGGACAGAGAGATGTGAGATTGTTCCAGCAACTTGATAATTTAACTGCAAATAGCAGATTACCTATTCGCAGTTATCTGGTACTGTCATCTACAAGTCAAAGAAGAGTGCTTGAAGATGCCGTCGCGCAGTTTACCCGGATTCCATTATCCGGCGCGATTTTGACCAAATTAGATGAATCAGTGGCCTTGGCACCGGCGTTGAGTGTGTTGATTCAAAGTGGATTACCTTTGAGTTATGTCACCGATGGACAAAGAGTGCCAGAAGATATGCAAGTGGCCGACACCTTAGCCTTAGCCAACAAGGCCCTGTCGGTACTCGAAAAGAAAGTGCAACCAATACAGAATAACGAAAGGTCATATGAACAGGCCTACGCATTTGAGTAA
- a CDS encoding MinD/ParA family protein: MSRDQASGLRMMNQPYNEKVKVIAVTGGKGGVGKTSVSINTAVSLAEKGKRVLVLDADLGLANVDVMLGLRAERNLSHVLSGDADLDDIIVRGPKGIGIIPATSGTQAMVELTPAQHAGLIRAFSEMKTQFDILVVDTAAGISDMVLSFSRASQDVLVVVCDEPTSITDAYALIKILSREHGVFRFKIVANMVRSLREGMELFAKLSKVTDRFLDVALELVATIPFDENLRKSVRKQKLIVEAFPKSPASIAYHGLANKIISWPVPQQPGGHLEFFVERLVQRPEYQEDRTSE; the protein is encoded by the coding sequence ATGAGTCGGGATCAAGCAAGCGGTTTACGTATGATGAATCAACCATATAACGAAAAAGTAAAAGTAATTGCCGTAACCGGTGGTAAGGGTGGCGTAGGTAAAACCAGCGTGTCGATCAATACCGCCGTCTCCCTGGCCGAGAAGGGCAAGCGTGTGCTTGTGCTCGATGCCGACTTGGGGCTAGCCAACGTCGATGTCATGTTGGGCCTGAGAGCCGAGCGCAATCTCTCCCACGTATTATCTGGCGACGCTGACCTTGACGATATTATCGTACGTGGTCCAAAGGGGATTGGCATTATTCCAGCCACCTCTGGCACCCAGGCCATGGTCGAGCTGACACCGGCCCAGCATGCGGGCCTGATCCGTGCCTTCAGCGAGATGAAGACCCAGTTTGATATCCTGGTGGTCGATACAGCGGCAGGTATCTCAGACATGGTGCTCAGCTTCTCTCGCGCCTCTCAAGATGTGTTGGTTGTGGTGTGCGACGAGCCGACCTCTATTACCGACGCCTATGCTTTGATTAAGATTCTTAGCCGTGAGCATGGCGTATTCAGATTTAAGATTGTGGCAAACATGGTTAGAAGTTTGCGAGAAGGGATGGAGTTGTTTGCTAAACTTAGCAAGGTAACCGACCGTTTTCTCGACGTGGCCCTGGAGCTGGTTGCGACTATCCCCTTCGATGAAAACCTTCGCAAATCAGTTCGTAAACAAAAGTTGATCGTCGAGGCATTTCCTAAGTCACCGGCGTCAATTGCTTATCACGGCCTAGCGAATAAGATCATTAGCTGGCCAGTGCCACAACAACCGGGCGGACACCTGGAGTTCTTTGTAGAGCGATTGGTTCAACGTCCCGAATATCAAGAGGATCGTACGAGTGAGTAA
- the flhA gene encoding flagellar biosynthesis protein FlhA: MDLKATLGQIKQVKPANFKGIGTPILVLAALAMIVLPMPAFLLDILFSFNIALALVVLLVAIYTDRPLDFAAFPTVLLVATLLRLALNVASTRIVLLEGHNGGDAAGKVIEAFGSVVIGGNYAVGLVVFLILIIINFAVVTKGAGRISEVSARFTLDAMPGKQMAIDADLNAGILNQDQARIRRAEVTKEADFYGAMDGASKFVKGDAIAGIMILVINILGGFVIGMAQHGLDFSSAVEIYTLLTIGDGLVAQIPGLLLSIAAALMVTRQNESGDMGQMVMSQMFDNPKSLAIAAGVLLTMGIVPGMPHFAFLSFGLITAGGAYFLHRKKDLDRQRALEIAKSSPATPGDAKPKELSWDDVQQVDTIGLEVGYRLIPLVDKGQGGELLGRIKGVRKKLSQELGFLVPAVHIRDNLDLAPNTYRISLMGVASGEADIRHDCELAINPGQVYGKLDGVETTDPAFGLEAVWIAPELREHAQTLGYTVVDAATVVATHLSQLLTNNASKLLGYEEVQQLMDMLAKHSPKLVSGFIPDVLPLGTVVKVMQNLLNEGVSIRDLKTIVQTLLEYGPKSNDTEVLTAAVRIALKRMIVQEISGPEPEIPVITLAPELEQMLHQSMQATGGEGPNIEPSLAERMQKSLLDASQRQEMVGQPAILLTSGMLRSTLSRFVKHTIPNLRVISYQEVPDEKQIRIVSAVGQ; the protein is encoded by the coding sequence ATGGATTTGAAAGCAACGCTCGGTCAGATAAAACAGGTAAAACCCGCCAATTTTAAAGGGATAGGTACGCCCATATTGGTGCTTGCGGCGCTGGCGATGATCGTCTTGCCCATGCCGGCCTTCCTGTTGGATATCCTGTTTTCTTTTAATATCGCCTTGGCCCTGGTGGTCTTGCTGGTGGCCATCTATACCGACCGCCCCCTGGATTTTGCTGCCTTTCCCACAGTGCTGCTGGTTGCTACCTTGCTGCGTTTGGCGCTTAACGTCGCCTCGACCCGTATCGTCTTACTCGAGGGGCACAACGGTGGCGACGCCGCCGGTAAGGTGATTGAGGCCTTCGGCTCAGTGGTGATTGGCGGTAACTATGCCGTGGGTCTGGTGGTGTTTCTTATCCTGATCATCATCAACTTCGCCGTGGTAACCAAGGGCGCCGGACGTATCTCAGAGGTGAGCGCTCGCTTCACACTAGATGCCATGCCAGGTAAGCAGATGGCAATCGACGCCGACCTTAACGCCGGGATCCTTAATCAAGATCAGGCGCGTATTCGCCGCGCCGAAGTAACCAAGGAGGCCGACTTCTATGGTGCGATGGATGGTGCCTCCAAGTTTGTAAAAGGCGATGCCATCGCCGGTATCATGATTCTGGTGATCAACATCCTGGGCGGTTTCGTCATAGGTATGGCCCAGCATGGGCTGGACTTCTCCTCTGCGGTTGAGATCTACACCCTATTGACTATCGGTGATGGCCTGGTGGCGCAGATCCCTGGTCTCTTGCTCTCCATCGCGGCGGCCTTGATGGTGACCCGTCAAAACGAATCTGGCGACATGGGACAGATGGTTATGAGCCAGATGTTCGACAACCCTAAGTCGCTGGCCATCGCCGCCGGCGTCCTGCTGACCATGGGCATAGTGCCTGGCATGCCGCATTTCGCTTTTCTCAGCTTTGGCCTGATCACCGCGGGTGGTGCCTATTTTCTGCATCGTAAGAAAGATCTCGACAGACAACGTGCCTTGGAGATCGCCAAGTCCTCACCAGCGACTCCCGGCGATGCCAAGCCCAAAGAGCTTAGCTGGGATGATGTGCAGCAGGTGGACACCATTGGTCTGGAGGTGGGCTATCGTCTGATCCCGCTGGTGGATAAGGGCCAGGGTGGTGAGCTGCTTGGACGTATCAAGGGCGTGCGTAAGAAGCTCTCTCAAGAGCTGGGCTTTCTTGTTCCCGCCGTGCATATTCGCGATAACCTGGATCTGGCGCCAAACACCTATAGGATCTCCCTGATGGGTGTGGCCTCAGGTGAGGCGGATATTCGTCACGATTGTGAACTGGCCATCAACCCAGGTCAGGTTTACGGCAAACTAGATGGTGTCGAGACCACAGATCCCGCATTTGGTTTAGAGGCGGTATGGATCGCCCCTGAGCTCAGAGAACATGCTCAGACTCTAGGTTATACCGTGGTGGATGCCGCTACCGTAGTGGCGACTCACCTGAGTCAGCTGTTAACCAATAACGCCTCCAAGCTGCTGGGCTACGAAGAGGTGCAGCAGCTGATGGATATGCTGGCCAAGCATTCGCCTAAGCTGGTCAGTGGTTTCATTCCCGATGTCTTGCCGCTGGGCACTGTGGTCAAGGTGATGCAGAACCTGCTTAACGAAGGCGTGTCGATCCGCGACCTTAAGACCATAGTTCAGACTCTGCTCGAGTACGGGCCTAAGAGTAACGATACCGAGGTGCTTACCGCTGCTGTACGTATTGCACTTAAACGCATGATTGTTCAAGAAATAAGCGGTCCAGAGCCGGAAATTCCTGTCATTACTTTGGCGCCCGAATTGGAACAGATGTTGCATCAGTCTATGCAGGCAACGGGAGGCGAGGGGCCGAATATCGAACCTAGCCTTGCCGAGAGGATGCAAAAGTCGTTACTCGACGCATCCCAGCGTCAGGAGATGGTGGGCCAACCAGCCATCCTACTGACATCGGGTATGTTACGTTCGACGCTGTCGCGTTTTGTTAAACATACGATTCCAAATCTGCGGGTGATCTCTTACCAAGAGGTACCCGATGAGAAACAAATTCGCATCGTATCAGCGGTCGGCCAGTAG
- the flhB gene encoding flagellar biosynthesis protein FlhB produces the protein MADNDTSQEKTEEATPRRREQAREKGQVARSKELGTSAVLMSAAVGFAVIGPSLGQSLMSVMTKLFTMSRQEIYDTNSLFNIWMMVFKELAIPMASFVLFLAFIAFLGNVVLGGITFSAKAFMPKGNKMNPISGFKRMFGVQALVELTKGIAKFSVVALMAYLLLSYYFNDILTLSQGHLPGNVYNALDLLVWMFIVLCSSTVIIVVIDVPFQIWNHNKQLRMTKQEIKDEYKDTEGQPEVKGRVRQMQREMAQRRMMAEVPNADVIVVNPEHYAVAVKYDVTKAAAPYVLAKGVDDVAFKIREIAREHDVAIVSAPPLARAIYHTTKIDQEIPEGLFTAVAQVLAYVFQLRQYQQKGGKRPTPIPINQPIPDELKY, from the coding sequence ATGGCCGATAACGATACCAGTCAGGAGAAGACCGAAGAGGCGACCCCCAGGCGACGCGAACAGGCGCGAGAGAAAGGGCAGGTCGCCCGATCTAAGGAGCTGGGCACCTCAGCTGTGTTGATGTCGGCGGCGGTAGGGTTTGCCGTCATAGGGCCGAGCCTGGGCCAGTCGTTGATGAGCGTGATGACCAAGCTGTTTACCATGAGCAGACAGGAGATCTACGACACCAATAGCCTGTTCAATATCTGGATGATGGTCTTCAAGGAGCTGGCGATCCCTATGGCCAGCTTCGTGCTGTTTCTCGCCTTTATCGCCTTCTTGGGTAACGTGGTGCTCGGTGGGATAACCTTCTCCGCCAAGGCGTTCATGCCCAAGGGTAATAAGATGAATCCCATCAGCGGCTTTAAGCGTATGTTCGGGGTACAAGCCCTGGTGGAGCTGACTAAGGGAATCGCCAAATTCTCCGTGGTGGCCCTGATGGCCTATCTGCTGCTGAGCTACTATTTCAACGATATTCTTACCCTGTCCCAGGGGCATCTGCCGGGCAATGTCTATAACGCCCTGGATCTGCTGGTGTGGATGTTTATTGTGCTCTGCTCCTCTACCGTGATCATCGTGGTGATCGATGTGCCGTTTCAGATCTGGAACCACAATAAACAGCTGAGAATGACCAAGCAGGAGATCAAGGACGAGTACAAGGACACCGAGGGTCAGCCTGAGGTGAAAGGCCGGGTGCGTCAGATGCAGCGTGAGATGGCGCAGCGGCGCATGATGGCCGAGGTGCCCAATGCCGACGTGATTGTGGTCAACCCAGAGCACTATGCTGTGGCGGTAAAATATGATGTGACCAAGGCCGCCGCGCCCTATGTGCTTGCCAAGGGGGTAGACGATGTGGCCTTTAAGATCCGTGAGATCGCCCGCGAGCATGATGTAGCCATCGTCTCGGCGCCGCCATTGGCCAGGGCCATCTATCACACCACCAAGATAGATCAGGAGATCCCCGAGGGGCTGTTTACTGCCGTGGCCCAGGTATTGGCTTATGTGTTCCAACTGCGTCAATATCAGCAAAAAGGTGGTAAGCGTCCGACACCTATCCCTATCAATCAGCCGATCCCTGATGAGCTAAAATACTAA